In a single window of the Musa acuminata AAA Group cultivar baxijiao unplaced genomic scaffold, Cavendish_Baxijiao_AAA HiC_scaffold_185, whole genome shotgun sequence genome:
- the LOC135656628 gene encoding B3 domain-containing protein Os07g0679700-like isoform X2 has protein sequence MTLDNVSRSDIRLAYEQLAFCDIFHQKESGWRECSSCGKRLHCGCIASKSSFDLLDIGGVQCIGCMKNPEAPFMPSEVVQNFLSQHHQAVFALSTRCSKENDTDTAVVSRACEMSTTTADSKIDVGAFVKGKGMSNVDVEQSESEIRSFGHIKWEQQSPDIGIASFSNRYQGPVVSSQISQLDEKDFVIDKSISESLAQACLSMSLGNTNQGSNMESCSSAERPLLALPMACSVAEGKDERKSLSFFQQLPRARFLAKPPKTSNRAFSDASRSALPYMRVARPPAEGRNQLLPRYWPRITDQELQQISGDSNSTIVPLFEKVLSASDAGRIGRLVLPKACAEAYFPHISQPEGVPLTIQDTKGKEWHFQFRFWPNNNSRMYVLEGVTPCIQSLQLQAGDTGN, from the exons GTTGGCATATGAGCAATTAGCTTTCTGTGACATTTTTCACCAGAAAGAGTCTGGGTGGAGGGAGTGTTCTTCTTGTGGCAAG CGCTTACATTGTGGATGCATTGCTTCAAAATCTTCCTTTGATCTACTTGATATTGGAGGAGTTCAGTGCATTGGCTGCATGAAGAACCCTGAAGCACCTTTT atgcCAAGTGAAGTAGTTCAAAATTTTTTGTCTCAACACCATCAAGCGGTCTTTGCTCTCTCAACTAGATGTTCAAAAGAAAATGATACTGATACAGCAGTAGTTAGTCGTGCCTGCGAAATGTCCACCACTACTGCTGATAGTAAAATTGATGTTGGTGCTTTTGTTAAGGGAAAGGGTATGAGCAATGTGGATGTAGAGCAGAGTGAGAGTGAAATCAGATCGTTTGGGCATATCAAGTGGGAGCAACAGTCTCCTGACATAGGAATTGCAAGTTTCTCAAACAGATATCAAGGTCCAGTAGTGTCTTCCCAAATATCCCAACTAGATGAGAAGGATTTTGTGATAGATAAGTCTATAAGTGAGTCACTAGCCCAGGCTTGTCTTAGTATGAGCTTGGGAAATACAAACCAAGGCAGCAACATGGAATCATGTTCTAGTGCAGAAAGGCCACTTCTTGCGCTCCCTATGGCTTGTTCAGTAGCTGAAGGAAAGGATGAAAGAAAATCGTTGTCTTTCTTTCAACAGTTGCCAAGGGCTCGTTTTCTTGCAAAGCCTCCAAAGACAAGTAATCGAGCTTTTTCAGATGCATCTAGGAGTGCACTTCCATATATGCGAGTTGCAAGGCCACCTGCCGAGGGCCGTAATCAATTACTTCCACGTTATTGGCCAAGAATTACAGACCAAGAACTACAACAAATATCTGGAGA TTCAAATTCCACCATAGTGCCGCTATTTGAGAAGGTTCTGAGTGCTAGTGATGCAGGTCGTATTGGCCGTTTAGTTCTTCCAAAAGCTTGTGCAGAG GCATATTTTCCTCATATTTCTCAACCGGAAGGTGTTCCATTAACAATTCAAGATACGAAGGGCAAAGAATGGCATTTTCAGTTTAGATTTTGGCCAAATAACAACAGTAGAATGTATGTCTTAGAAGGTGTTACTCCTTGCATACAGTCTCTTCAGCTGCAAGCTGGTGATACAGGTAATTAG
- the LOC135656628 gene encoding B3 domain-containing protein Os07g0679700-like isoform X1, with protein MATRRCMNAACGVTEPGGEWRRGWGLRSGGFAMLCVKCGLAYEQLAFCDIFHQKESGWRECSSCGKRLHCGCIASKSSFDLLDIGGVQCIGCMKNPEAPFMPSEVVQNFLSQHHQAVFALSTRCSKENDTDTAVVSRACEMSTTTADSKIDVGAFVKGKGMSNVDVEQSESEIRSFGHIKWEQQSPDIGIASFSNRYQGPVVSSQISQLDEKDFVIDKSISESLAQACLSMSLGNTNQGSNMESCSSAERPLLALPMACSVAEGKDERKSLSFFQQLPRARFLAKPPKTSNRAFSDASRSALPYMRVARPPAEGRNQLLPRYWPRITDQELQQISGDSNSTIVPLFEKVLSASDAGRIGRLVLPKACAEAYFPHISQPEGVPLTIQDTKGKEWHFQFRFWPNNNSRMYVLEGVTPCIQSLQLQAGDTGN; from the exons GTTGGCATATGAGCAATTAGCTTTCTGTGACATTTTTCACCAGAAAGAGTCTGGGTGGAGGGAGTGTTCTTCTTGTGGCAAG CGCTTACATTGTGGATGCATTGCTTCAAAATCTTCCTTTGATCTACTTGATATTGGAGGAGTTCAGTGCATTGGCTGCATGAAGAACCCTGAAGCACCTTTT atgcCAAGTGAAGTAGTTCAAAATTTTTTGTCTCAACACCATCAAGCGGTCTTTGCTCTCTCAACTAGATGTTCAAAAGAAAATGATACTGATACAGCAGTAGTTAGTCGTGCCTGCGAAATGTCCACCACTACTGCTGATAGTAAAATTGATGTTGGTGCTTTTGTTAAGGGAAAGGGTATGAGCAATGTGGATGTAGAGCAGAGTGAGAGTGAAATCAGATCGTTTGGGCATATCAAGTGGGAGCAACAGTCTCCTGACATAGGAATTGCAAGTTTCTCAAACAGATATCAAGGTCCAGTAGTGTCTTCCCAAATATCCCAACTAGATGAGAAGGATTTTGTGATAGATAAGTCTATAAGTGAGTCACTAGCCCAGGCTTGTCTTAGTATGAGCTTGGGAAATACAAACCAAGGCAGCAACATGGAATCATGTTCTAGTGCAGAAAGGCCACTTCTTGCGCTCCCTATGGCTTGTTCAGTAGCTGAAGGAAAGGATGAAAGAAAATCGTTGTCTTTCTTTCAACAGTTGCCAAGGGCTCGTTTTCTTGCAAAGCCTCCAAAGACAAGTAATCGAGCTTTTTCAGATGCATCTAGGAGTGCACTTCCATATATGCGAGTTGCAAGGCCACCTGCCGAGGGCCGTAATCAATTACTTCCACGTTATTGGCCAAGAATTACAGACCAAGAACTACAACAAATATCTGGAGA TTCAAATTCCACCATAGTGCCGCTATTTGAGAAGGTTCTGAGTGCTAGTGATGCAGGTCGTATTGGCCGTTTAGTTCTTCCAAAAGCTTGTGCAGAG GCATATTTTCCTCATATTTCTCAACCGGAAGGTGTTCCATTAACAATTCAAGATACGAAGGGCAAAGAATGGCATTTTCAGTTTAGATTTTGGCCAAATAACAACAGTAGAATGTATGTCTTAGAAGGTGTTACTCCTTGCATACAGTCTCTTCAGCTGCAAGCTGGTGATACAGGTAATTAG